The DNA sequence TGGAATTTCGCGTTCGTACCGGTCACCTTTCATGCGGTGGGTCGGCCCGGAGACGCTGAGTGCGCCAACGACAGTGCCTTCGGGTCCGAACACGGGCGTCCCGACCGAGCGCAGACCTTTGACGTTTCCTTCGCGGTTGTACGCGACGCCGGTTTCACGGACGGTTTCGAGTTCCGCGAGGAGCTCACTCTTGGTCACGACGGTGTCCTCGGTGAGTTGTGGAAGCCCCCACTGGTCGAGCACTTCGTCTACGCGCGCCGCTGGCAGGTGAGCGAGAATCGCTTTCCCCACGGAGGTCGAGTGCAAGAAGAGCCGCGAGCCAATCCGAGAGTTCGTCTCGACTGCGTGTGGCCCCGTCGCGACGTGGACGTAGACGCCCTGCCCGTGTTCTTCGACGACGTACTGACAGCGCTCGTTCGTCTCTTGGGCTAACTCCTCTACCTTCGGCTTTGCGAGACGGTAGGCTTCCTTTCGGTTTCTGACGTACTCACCAAAGTTCAGAAACGAGAGGCCGATGTGGTAGGTGTCACCCTCTTTGGTGACGTGCCCGGCTTCGTGTAGCGTGGTCAGGTGGCGATGAATCGTGCTGTTCGCATAGCCAGTGTGTTCGCCCAACTCAATGATTCGCGCACCGTCGAGTTCTTTCAGCGCCGCAAGGATAACGAACGTCCGCTCAACCGACTTAACCCGGCTTTGGTGTTCGTTCATGCGTGAGTACTAGCGCGAGACCCTATATAGTATTCTGCATCGTGGAATCGACATCGCGACAGATGGGAGAGCGGCGCGCTGCCGCATCGTTCGCAATGGTGAACTCTCAAAGCAGGGACAAAAACGGTGTTTGTTTATGCGAGGCCGAGGTCGGAGAGAAGTTTGTCGAGTTCGGCGCGCGCTCCCTCCTTGACGTTGAGGCCGTGGGTCGTAAGCGCCACGTCGAAGTCGTAGTCTGCAAGGATCTTGATGTTTTCGAGGGCGAGGTCGTTATCCGCGTTCAGTGACGGCTTGATGGGCGCGAACGCACCCGACCACTCACCGGGTGCGGCCGCGAAGCTGTTGTGGTGGACGAAGGTGTCGCCGACGAACAGCGTGCCCGTCTCCTCGTGGAGGAACGACATGTTTCCGGGCGTGTGGCCGGGGATGTGAATCGTCCGAACGCCCCAGCGAACCTCGTCGTGGCCGAGTTCGACGTCTACCTTGATGCCCTTCTCGCGCAGCACGTCGGCTTCCTGTTTTGGGACAGCGACGATGGCATCGTACTCTTCGAGCAGGCGCGGCAGTGCGCCGTAGTGGTCGGGGTCTGTGTGTTCTACGACAATGACGTCCGGGCCGCCAAAGCCGTCGAGGAAGTCGATGAGTCGGTCAACGTCCGCCTCGAATCCGGTGCCGAACAACACCGTCTGCTCGCCTTCTAAGACGTGGACGGACACGGGTTCGTTCGTCATCGGGCGCGGTGGCTCTGGGAACATCGGCCGAAGCGTCTCGAACGAGTGAATGCCTTCTGGTAACATTACTCAACGATTGGGAGAGCGCTTCAAAAAGGTTTCTGATGTGGGAACTCGATTAGTCGTCCGCTGGTTTGCTATCAGCGAGTTTTCCCTGTGCATTTTCGAGTGCACAGTGAATCGACTCGTAGCCCGTACACCGACAGAGGTTCTCGGACATGTAGTGTTTGAGCGTGTCCTTTTCTGGCTCTGGATGCTCTTCGAGCATCGCCTTCGACATCATGATCATGCCGGAGGTGCAGTAGCCACACTGGAAGCCCTCTTCTTCTAAGAACGCCTCTTGGACGGGGTCGAGTTCGTCGCCCGTGCCAAGCCCTTCGATGGTCTCTACTTCCTTGCCATCGACGTTGACCGCGAGTTCGAGACAGGAGTTGATCGGTTCGCCATCGACGTAGACGGTACAACAGCCACAGACGCCAACGCCACAGCCTTCGGTCGTTCCGGTCAGTTCGAGTTTGTCTCTCAGCAGTTCAACGAGCGTGACGTTCGGGGTGATGGCGAGTGATTCGTCATCTCCGTTTACCGTCACGTCAATATCGACGGATTGGTAGGTTTCGGTCATTTGTCTTCTGCCTCCTGAACCGCGTCAAGGACGCGCTCTGGGGTGTACGGAATCGCCTTTACGTCCGCACCGGTCGCGTTGAGGATTGCGTTTCCGATGGCTGGCGAAACCGCGAACGACCCGGTTTCACCGACCCCTTTCGCGCCGTACGGCCCGTCGGGGTGGTCCACCTCGACGATGTGGTTGCCAACCTTCTCGGGCATGTCCCGGAACGACGGCACCTTGTAGTCGAGAAGTTGCTGATTCGTCTGCTGGCCGTAATCGAACACCATCTCCTCGTGAAGCGACTGCCCGAGGGCATGGGCCGCCCCGCCGAGAATCTGCCCGCGGACGCGGTCAGGGTCAATCGCCTGCCCCACGTCTGCGGCATTCTGGAGTTCTCTCACGTACACTTTCCCGGTTTCTGTGTCCACGTCGACAACCGCGCCGGTCGCGCCGAAGAACCAGAACACGGTCACCTTGTCGGCTTGGCCGGTTTCTGGGTCGTGGTGGCCGCCTTCGGTCGTGAAGTAACCTCGGCCGAGGAGCGTGCCACCCGCTTTCCCGAACTCGGCTTTCACCGCGTCACCGAGCGACATTTCGTTGCCGGAGTCTGCGTGGCTGACGACGCCGTCTTCGACCGTAATCTCGTTTGCGGCGACGCCCCACGTCCGCGCGGCAATCCCGCGCATCTGGTCTTTCGCGTCATCGACCGCGCGCATGACGGCGTTGCCCATGTGGAACGTCGTCCGGCTACCTGCTGTGATGGTGTCGAACGGCGACGTTGCCGTGTCTGGTTGGGCTACATCGACGTAATCGATGTCGATACCGAAGCCCTCACAGACGAGCTGGGCGAGCGTGGTTTTCACGCCCTGCCCGATTTCGACGCTGCTCGAATGTACCGTCACCGAGCCGTCCCCGCTCACGATGACGAGCGCCCCCGACGAGGAGGGCGTGATGCAGGCTTTGTAGCCACACGCAATTGCCCGTCCGCGTTTCAGCGCCGGGTCGTCTGGCTGTTCGAGCGGTTTGTCCCACTCCATTGCCTCTTCGACGGCTTCGATACACTCGACGAGGCCCACAGATTTGACCGGGACGCTCGTTGGGTGGGTCGAGCCTTCCTTGTAGCCGAGGCGCTTGCGGTACTCGGTTGGGTCGAGGCCGAGTTCGACCGCGATGGTTTCCATCTGCGCTTCGTAAGCCGTCACGAGCTGTGGCACCCCGAACCCGCGGAACGCGCCGGCGGGCGGTTTGTTGGTGTACACACAGTGTGAGTCGATGCTCACGTTCTCGATTTCGTAGGGGCCGGCGGCAGTGTAGCCCGACTTCTTCGTGATGCGTGGCCCGATTTCTGCGTACGCACCCGTGTCGTAGTACACGTCACATTTGCGGCCGAGAATCGTCCCGTCGTCTGCGACGCCCGTCTTTAGGACAATTTTCGTCCCGTGGCGGGTGATGGTCGAGAACGATTCTTCGATGTCCATCTTGAGCTTCACCGTCTCGTCTGTGAGGTACGCACAGAGCGCGATAATCGGCTCCGTCTTCGCGTACAGCTTCATCCCGTAGGAGCCACCGACTTGGGGCACGCGGACGCGAACCTTCGACTGTGGCATATTGAACATCGACGCGATCTCGTTGCGCACGAAGTGCGGACTCTGATTCGGCGTCCAGATCTCCATCGTGCCGTCCTGGTTCGCCCGCGCGGTGGCGACGAACGGCTCGAACGGCATGTGTTGGACGGGTGGCGACCGATAGGTGTTCTCGAAGACGTGCGCTGCTTCTTCCAAGGCAGCGTCTACGTCGCCGTAGCGAAGGTTGAACTGGAACGCTTCGTTCGTGTCTCGGCCCCCTTCGACCTGTTCTAAGTCGGGGAAGGTGTCCGCGGCTTCGAACTCTTCGTGGATGATGGGCGCGTCGTCTGCGAGCGCGTCGTCTACGTCCTCACAGAAGTCCATCTCGTCGTAGGTCACATCGATGAGGTCGATGGCTTCCTCTGCAATGTCGCGTTCGTCTGCGATGACGGCCGCGACGGGGTCGCCAATGTAGTGAACCTTATCGAGTGCGAGGACGGGCTGGTCTTTGATTGCCGGTCCGTAGTAGGGGTTGTACCCGATTTCGTCTTGGAGTTCGTAGATGTCTTTGCGTGTGATGACCCGTCTGACGCCGGGCAGTTCGAGTGCGGCGCTCGGGTCTACGTCCACGAGTTTGCCGTGCGGGATGGTTGCCCGACAGAGCTTCACGTGTTTGACGTCGGGGAACACGAGGTCGTCACCGTATTCGACGGTGCCGTCGACCTTTTCTTTCCCGTCGATACGCTCTACGTGCTTCGAGACGCTCGAATACGCCTTCTTTCGCTCGCTCTGCTTTTGTAGACTCTTAGACATCCGCTCTCACCTTCCGGAGCGCGCGCTTCGTGAACACGCCCGCCATCTGTTCTTTGTAGTTCGCAGAGCCACGCAGGTCGCTCGACGGACTCGACTGGTCGCGTGCGAGGTCGGCAACGGCGTCGATGTGCTCATCAGAGAGGTCGCCGTCTACCACGTCGTTGACGCCATCGAGGCGCAAGACGGGGTTGTGGCTGACTGAGTTCAACAACACTTCAACGTCTTCGAACTGGTCGCCGTTTGGCGTTGCGAACGCCGCAACGCCCACACACGGCCAGTCAACCTCGGAGAAGTATCGGTGTTTCACGTACGTCCCTCGTCGCCCGGCTTCGGGTTTCGGCAGGACGATTTCCGTGACGATTTCGTTTTCTTCGAGTGCTGTCTCGTAATAGCCCTTGAGGAAGTCCGTGAGCAGGAGTTGTCTGCTGTCGTCACCCGAACTCACCACAATCTCTGCGTCGTAGCCAGCGAGCACAGGTGGTAAATCGAGGTGAACGTCCGCGTGCGAGAGATGCCCGCCGAGGGTTGCGCTGTTTCGAACGCGAACCCCCGCAATCTCTTGGAGACACTGGACGACCGTCGGGAACTTGTCTTCGATGATGGCAGACCGCTCTACGTCGCGGAGTGTCGAGAGTGCACCGATGCGCACGCTGTCGCCGTCGTCTTCGATGAAGCGGAGGTCGTCTTCTAAGCCACGGAGGTTGATGAGCAGTTCGGGCGTATAGACGCCTTCTTTCATCACGACCGTAATCGCCGTCCCACCGGCGATGACCCGACTTCCGGGATGTTCTTCCAATTGTGTACAGGCTTCCCCCACCGTCTGGGGGAACGCCATATTGAAGCGCTTCATTCTGCGAGGGCTTGATTCTCTTCGAGTTCGGTTTTCATATTATCGATGAACCGGTCGGTCATCTCTTCGCACTTGTGGCGGAATGCGCTTTCGCCAAGCGAGCCAAGGCGGCCGCGGATGGCGAACTCGATACCGATTTCACCCACCGTTTCGTCCCCGTCGGCTTCGAGCGAGAGGTCGCCATCGACAGTTGCAGACCCCGGCATCCGCCCCGACGGCTCTGCTTTCGCCTCGACTTTCGCCGAATTTGGCGGCTGTTTGTCTGTGAGTTCGATTCGTGTATCAAACGTGAGGCTCGTGTACGCCACTTTAACCTCGATTTTTGCGTTGAATACGTCCTCCTCTAACTCCTCTACATCGACACAGCCCGGAACGCAGGGTGCGACGGTTTCAGGGGTGATAAAGAAGTTCCACGTGTCTTCCACGGGTCGTGCAACCCGGAATTCTCTGGTCACTTCTGCCATAATCGGTTGTCACTGTGTAACATGTCCACGTTGTCTAAATACTTTTCGAACACGTAAACACATACCACGTGCCGGTCGTAGCTACTTTTCGATACCAATCACTGACACGACCGGGAGCTCAGCATTGAGCAGAATCGACTGGGTGGTGCTTCCGAACAGTGCTTTCCCCGTCGGGGAGCGCTTTCTCCCACCGATGACGAGATACCTGGCATCGCGTTCGGTTGCTTCTTCGAGCAACTCACTGACCACGACGCCCACTCGACCGACGATTTCGACATCCGTCTCGGCACTTACGACACCCTCTGTCGCGGTCCGCGCAACCGTGGCGGCGTCTTCGACGGCGTCGTCCCTGTAGTACTCGTCGAACGACTCGCGGCGTGATTCGACGATGTCCTCGGGCGTGACGTGTACCACGACAAGTTCGTCATCGTACGCGCGGGCGAGGTCTTCGCCCACGGTGAGGATTCGAGTCGCACGGTCGCTTTCGTCGACTGCAACGATAATTGCCATATTACTCGTTGGCGTGAGGGTGTGATATAGTCATCCCACTCCAGCAAAACTCGTCTTGCAGGAACACTGAAGGTGACAGTCGAAAATGCAAGCGTATGGAGCAGAGAGAAATCACCACCGTCTCAGGCGACACTGTGGCGATACCCGTAGCAGACCGACTGTACATAGATGGCGCCTTCGTCGCAGGCGAGACAACGATTCCAACCACCAATCCGACCACCGGCGACCACCTCGCAGAGCTTCCCGTTGCGTCCACAGAACAGGTCGCCAAGGCCATGACTGCGGCTTCGCGGGCCGCCGAGGAGTGGCAGGCACTTCCGTTTGCTACCCGCGCAGCGCGCCTCGAACTGTTTGCGACGATTCTCGAAGCGAACGCAGACGACATCGCCGCCATCGACGCCGCGGACAACGGCAGCAGTTTCTCGAAGATGCGCGACGACGTAGAGAAATCCGTCCGGGCAATTCGCTACTACGCTGGCCTCGCGGGTGAGTTGAAAGGCGAGACCATTCCAACGCCGGGAGAGACCTTCGATTTCACTCTCAGAGAGCCACACGGTGCGGTGGTGAGCATTCTCCCCTTTAACCACCCGACGATGTTTCTTGTCCGAGACCTCGCCCCCGCGCTCATCGCCGGGAACGCCATCACCATCAAGCCCTCCGAGTACACGTCGCTCTCTGCGCTGTACGTCGCCCACCTCATCGACAACGCTGATTGCTTCCCCGACGGCCTCGTGAACGTCCTCGCCGGCGAAGGTGCCGTCGGGGCGGCGCTCGTCGACCACGAGGAGACGGCGTTCGTTTCCTTCCGTGGAAGCGTCAAGACCGGCCGGAAGGTAATGGCTGCTGCGGGCGCGAATCTGATTCCCTCGATTGTCGAACTCGGCGGGAAGAATCCCGCGATTGTCTTTCCGGATGCCGACGTAGAACAGGTCAAAGACGGCGTGGTCTCCGGGATGTCACTCGCGTGGCAGGGCCAATCGTGTGCGAGCGGCTCGCGCCTGCTCGTCCACGAGGATGTCTACGACGAAGTCGTATCGGGCGTGGTAGAACGCTTTGCAAACACTGCGGTTGGCGACCCCTTTGACGAGGACGTGACCATGGGCGCAATCGTCTCCGAGCCACAGTACGAACAGGTGCTCGACTACATCGAGACGACGAAGGCAGAAGGGGCAACCTGCCTCACGGGTGGCGGCCCCGTTCCTGACCTCCCCGGCTTTTTCGTCCAGCCAACCGTGTTCGAAGTCACCCCCGAGATGACGATTGCGAGCGAGGAAATCTTCGGGCCGGTTCTCTCAGTCATGAAGTGGAGCGAGTACGACGACGTCATCGATCTCGCAAACGCGGTCGACTTCGGCCTCACCGCGAGCATTTGGACGACCGACCTCAACACGGCGCACAAGACGGCCCAATCCCTCGATGCGGGGTATGTCTGGGTGAACCGCCACGGTGGGATCTACCTCCAGACGCCGTTTGGCGGGTTCAAAGACAGCGGCGTGGGCAAACACGGCGGTCTCGGCGGCCTGTTCGTCTACACGCGCGAGAAGAACGTCAACCTCGACCTGTCGGGGCCGCTCGCCTACGAATAATCCCTCTTTTTCGAGAAACCAGGGCGAGGTCGTCCATATTGTTATAACCTTCCACCCGTAACTTCTGTTATTGTGACGAAGCGAGTAATCATCGGGATGACGGGTGCGACGGGCCAAATCTACGGTATCCGTGCGCTCGAACTCCTCAGTGAGACCGATTTCGAGACACACCTCATCTATTCGAGCGCGTCGTTGCTGACGACGAAACAGGAAACTGACTACGACAAAGACGCGCTCGAAGCGCTCGCAGACGAGGTTCACAGCGTCAAAAACATCGGCGCACCGACGGCAAGTGGGTCGTTCCAGACGGAAGGAATGCTCGTCACGCCGTGTTCGATGAAGACGCTCTCGAACATCGCTCACGGCAACTCAGGCAACCTCATCACGCGGTCTGCGGACGTCATCTTGAAAGAACGGCGTCGGCTCGTCGTCATGCCGCGGGAAAAGCCGTTCAACCGTATTCACCTCAAAAACATGCTCGAAGTCACCGATGCGGGTGGCATTATCATGCCGCCGCTCCCGTCGTTCTACAACCACCCAGAGAGCATCGACGAGATGGTGACGAACACCGTCGCTCGGGCGCTCTCGTTGCTCAACGTCGACGTGTCGGTCCAAGAGTGGACTGGCCTGTCGTTCGACTAACAAAGCAGTTGTTTTCTGGAAGCCTGTTTCTCCGGAGCACTGGCTTTCGAGTGTAATCGGCCGAAAAAAGCTGGAAGTTACGCCGCGTTCGAGTCTGAACGCAGTCGCAGCAAGATGGGTGACAGCAGGAACGTCACCGACAGCAGAATCAACAGGATGTCGATTGGCGAGGCGAAGAAGATGCCGTAGTCGCCACTCGAGATGAGGAGTGCTCGCTGGAAACCCCGTTCTGCGATGGGTGCAAGGATGAACCCAAGGATGAACGAGATGAGCGAGTAGCCCCGACGGGCGAGCAGGAACCCGAACAGCCCGAAGAACAGGGCCATTCCCACGTCGAGGATGTTGTTGCGCACGGTGAAACTGCCGATCAGTGCGAACACCACGATGCTGGTGAGGATGACGTCGTTTGGCAGGGAGGTTACGCGTGCGATGTACTTCGCGCCGAACAGGCCGACGAACAGCATGACGATGTCACCGAGCAGGATGGCGATGAACACCACGTACGGGAGCGTCGTCTCAAACACGTTCGGGCCGGGCGTGATGCCGTAGGTGAGCATCACACCGATGAACACCGCGGCCGCCGCTCCGCCCGGGATGGCGAGTGCCATCGCCGGGATGAGCGCGCCCATCGCGCTGCCGTTGTTCGCGGACTCCGCTGCGACCACGCCTTTCGGCTCGCCCGTCCCGAACGTCTCTGGGTGCGACGAGAGGTTGACTGCCGTCAGGTACGACAGGAAGTTCGCCGCAGAGATGCCGAGGCCGGGAATCGCCCCGACGACCGTCCCGATGACCCCACCGCGAATCAGTCCGAACCAGTCGCTGATTGCGAGTTTAACGCCGTCCCAGACGTTGCCCTGCATCTGGCTGCTCGCATCAGTGGCGTCTTCGTTCGATTCGAGGGCGAGTTCGATCGATTGTGAGATGGCGAACAGGCCAACGAGCAAGACGATGAGGTTGATGCCGCCTTGCAGGTAGAAGGTGTCGAAGACGAATCGCGGCTGTGCGCGAATCGGATCGACGCCGATGGTCGCAAAGAAGATACCAAGGCTCATCGCGGCGAGTGCTTTGAGCAGCGAATCGCCGCTCACCGCAGACACCGTCGAGAGGCCGAGGATGGCGAGCCAGAAGAACTCAGGCGGGCCAAACAGCAGCGAGATGTCCGCGAGAACCGGCGCGAAAAACGCGAGGAGAATCAGCCCGACGACAGCCCCACCGAACGAGGCCATCGTCGAAATGCCGATGGCGACGGCTCCCTGTCCCGCGCGCGTCATGGGATAGCCATCGAGCAGTGTGGCCGCAGAGCCGGGCGTTCCGGGCACGTTCACCAGGATTGCGGAGATAGACCCGCCGTAGGTGGCAGAACCATAGATGACAGCCATGATGACGAGGCCGGTCACCGGGTCTAAGGCGAACGTGAACGGGAAAAACAACGCCATCGCGAGCGTTGGGCCAACCCCGGGGAGCGCCCCGAGGATGATTCCGAGAATGCTGATGCCGAAGATGACGAGCAACAGCTGTGGGTTGAGTACGAGTCCGAGAGCTTCGATGATTGCGCCTGTTGTAACCATGATTAGCCAAAGATGAGTTCCAGCAACACGCCGTCCTGGATTGGAACGTTCATGAGCTCACCGAACACAGCGTACACAGACACCATCAAGAAGGCAGAGACGATGGCCGCTCTGCGGTAGTTTTGGGTGCCAACGAAGTAGACGGTCGCAAAGACGAAGACGGGAATCGCATACAGGAAGCTAAACAGATACGCCACGACGCCAAAGCCAAGCATCAGCCCCAGCGTAATTGCAATCTTTCTGTTCTCAGGGCCGTCTACTTCCGGCTCCGGGGCAACTGGCTCGCGTGTTTCTTCTTCGTCGTCATCCGCGGTGGCTTTCAGTTCCTCCCCCATGTCTGCGGCGAGGCCAGTGGTCATGCGCCGAAGTGGAGCAGAGTACTGTTGGGGCAGGACGATGATGCCGAGTTCGAGTATCAGTGCGATGAATCCCACAACGAGAAACACGAGTGGAAACTGCCGTGCGCTTGGTTCATAGGAGGTGGCTGTGTACGCCAGGTACGCGAAGGCGACGAGGAAGAGCACCACCTCTCCGTGGTCAATGAGGAACCGTTTGAGTGAGGACTCCTCCGGTCCATCCTGTGTCTGTGGATTAGTGCTCATAAGAGGAAGTGAGGTTCCAGTAACGTAACTGTTTACTGGGTCAGTTCTTTGTAGCGCTGTGCGGCTTCTTCGAGTTGGTCGATTTGGTCACGCAGCTCTTGAGAGCCTGCGCCAACCACGGAGAGCCCTTGGCCTTCTGCCCACGACTTGTACTCATCCGTCTGCGCCGCGGCGGTGAGCGACTCTTCGAGCTTCGAAATTTTCGCATCTTCGATACCCGGCGGGCCGAACACACCGAGTTGCAGTGCGATGACTGGGATCTCAGAGCCGGTTGCCTCGCTCATCTCGGAGACGGTTGGGGCGTCTGGGAACAACGGACTCGCCTCTGGGCGGTCGATGAACATCACGTCGAGGCGGCCGTCTTCGACGAGGCCGGTCACACCGGTTTCGCCCGCCGTCCCGAAGTCGACGTCACCACGGGCAACCGCGGTCCCGACTTCGGCACCAGAGTCGTAGGGCACGGATTGGACCGTGTTTGCTACATCTACGCCCATCGCGTCGAGCGTTGCGAGTGCGCCGAAGTGGTTCGAACTCCCCTGTCCAACGGTGCCGACTTTTACGGTATCGGAGTTCAGGAGGAAGTCAACGAACGCTTCGAGTGACTCGAAGCGGCCGCTCTCGGACACCCACGCGAAGTACTGCGCGGATGGGATCCCGATGGTGGTGATGTCCGACATCTTGTACTGCGTGTCGTAAATCGCCGCACCGAGAACACCCGTTGGGACGGAGATACACCCGAGGGTGTAGCCATCGGGGTCCTGTTGGTACATGTAGTTCATACCCTGTCGCCCACTTGCACCGGGACGATTGTCGACGACGGTCTGGACGCCGAGTTCGTCCTCGAAGTACTGTTTGATACCTCGATACTGTGTGTCTGTCCCGCCACCCGCACCGAACGGAACTACCATCGTGATTTCGCTCGATGGGTACTCTTCGCCGCCGCCGTTGCCGCCGTCGCCACCGTCACCGCCGTTTCCGCCGTTGCCGTCGTCGCCGCCGTTTCCGCCGTCGCCGCCGTCGCCGCCGTTGCCGCCGTCGCCCGTGCAGCCTGCGATGGCCATCGTGGCGCCGATTGCCCCGGTTGCTTTCAGGAATGTCCGTCGGTTGTAGTCCGAACTACGTGGTTTGGTTTCATCTCTCATGGTCATCTATGTTAAAAGACCAAGTAATAGGTTATATATTTTGCTATTTGCGCAGTGTTTCCAACTGACGGAGTTGACTTCTGCGCCTGTTACGGCGAGAATATATGTCTGCCGCAGCCTAGAGGTTCATTCCGTGTTTTTCACCGCAGCCCGGGTCGTACTCCGCGTGACGTACTTCATCCCGGAGATGACGCCAATCGCGCTACTCAGCAAGAACAGCGCGCCAATCGCCGCGAACGCGAGTTTCGCATCCCAGAAGTCGATGACGACGCCGAGGACAACCGGACTCACCATCGCCCCAAGCGGGAGGCCGGTGTAGACGAATCCGAAGCTCTGCCCGGTGGTGCTGTCGGTCGAAAACGAGTTGATGAGGCGGTCGCGCGATGGGAGGGCAAGCCCGTAGAACAGGCCAACGACGGCGAACAGCGCGACTGCAACCTCGGCGGTCATCGGGAGGACGCCCGCGACTGTGGCGAACGTCGAAAGCCCGGCCAACACGAGCACGGTCGCAATCACGGTGGTTGCTCGATACCGGTCTGCGAGCGCGCCACCGACGAGGACGCCAATCGCCGTAAGCGTAAAGTAACTCGTGAGCGCAGCGTTTCCGACGAACTCATCGAGGCTGAACTCGCTCAGCAAGAACACCCCGGTGAACGTATGGACGCCCTTGTTCGCCATCGTGACGGTGATGAAAAAGGCGAACAGGAGGAGGATGGGGAGTTTCGTCACGGCCGCAAACCGCGACTCGGTCGGGCCGCTCGACTCCGTCTCCGCTTTTGCGCCTGCCATTCGCAGGCGATAGAGCGGGCGCATCGACAGCTGTGAGACAAGCGCGTAGACGACACCGACCGCGCCGACGATGAGCAACGCCGGTTGCCACCCGAGGGTGACGCCAAGCCCCCCGACGACGAACGGTGCGACCGCGAAGCCGGTGTAGCCAGAGAAGGTGTGGAAAGCGAAACTCTTGCCCTCTGCCCCGCCGGTGGTCGCCGCGTCGAGGAGCGCGAAGTCTGCTGGGTGGAACGCAGACTGCCCGATGCCGACGACGAACACCGCCGCGAGCAAGTACAGGTACGACCCCGCCAGTCCCGCGAGCATTGTTCCGCCGCCCACAAGCACGAGCCCCACGATGAACACGCGCTTCGCACCGACTTTGTCTACGAGTACGCCAACGGGAATCTGGAGGATGAACGTCGAAAGTGCCATCACCGACATCAACAGCCCGAGTTCGGTGTTCGAAAGCGCAAATTCGTCGATAAGCAGTGGAAACAGTGGTGGAAACGCGAGGGCGTAGAAGTGCGCAAGAAAGTGCCCACC is a window from the Haladaptatus sp. ZSTT2 genome containing:
- a CDS encoding (2Fe-2S)-binding protein, which translates into the protein MTETYQSVDIDVTVNGDDESLAITPNVTLVELLRDKLELTGTTEGCGVGVCGCCTVYVDGEPINSCLELAVNVDGKEVETIEGLGTGDELDPVQEAFLEEEGFQCGYCTSGMIMMSKAMLEEHPEPEKDTLKHYMSENLCRCTGYESIHCALENAQGKLADSKPADD
- a CDS encoding IclR family transcriptional regulator, whose translation is MNEHQSRVKSVERTFVILAALKELDGARIIELGEHTGYANSTIHRHLTTLHEAGHVTKEGDTYHIGLSFLNFGEYVRNRKEAYRLAKPKVEELAQETNERCQYVVEEHGQGVYVHVATGPHAVETNSRIGSRLFLHSTSVGKAILAHLPAARVDEVLDQWGLPQLTEDTVVTKSELLAELETVRETGVAYNREGNVKGLRSVGTPVFGPEGTVVGALSVSGPTHRMKGDRYEREIPDLLLGAANELELKLKYS
- a CDS encoding MBL fold metallo-hydrolase yields the protein MLPEGIHSFETLRPMFPEPPRPMTNEPVSVHVLEGEQTVLFGTGFEADVDRLIDFLDGFGGPDVIVVEHTDPDHYGALPRLLEEYDAIVAVPKQEADVLREKGIKVDVELGHDEVRWGVRTIHIPGHTPGNMSFLHEETGTLFVGDTFVHHNSFAAAPGEWSGAFAPIKPSLNADNDLALENIKILADYDFDVALTTHGLNVKEGARAELDKLLSDLGLA
- a CDS encoding xanthine dehydrogenase family protein molybdopterin-binding subunit, whose translation is MSKSLQKQSERKKAYSSVSKHVERIDGKEKVDGTVEYGDDLVFPDVKHVKLCRATIPHGKLVDVDPSAALELPGVRRVITRKDIYELQDEIGYNPYYGPAIKDQPVLALDKVHYIGDPVAAVIADERDIAEEAIDLIDVTYDEMDFCEDVDDALADDAPIIHEEFEAADTFPDLEQVEGGRDTNEAFQFNLRYGDVDAALEEAAHVFENTYRSPPVQHMPFEPFVATARANQDGTMEIWTPNQSPHFVRNEIASMFNMPQSKVRVRVPQVGGSYGMKLYAKTEPIIALCAYLTDETVKLKMDIEESFSTITRHGTKIVLKTGVADDGTILGRKCDVYYDTGAYAEIGPRITKKSGYTAAGPYEIENVSIDSHCVYTNKPPAGAFRGFGVPQLVTAYEAQMETIAVELGLDPTEYRKRLGYKEGSTHPTSVPVKSVGLVECIEAVEEAMEWDKPLEQPDDPALKRGRAIACGYKACITPSSSGALVIVSGDGSVTVHSSSVEIGQGVKTTLAQLVCEGFGIDIDYVDVAQPDTATSPFDTITAGSRTTFHMGNAVMRAVDDAKDQMRGIAARTWGVAANEITVEDGVVSHADSGNEMSLGDAVKAEFGKAGGTLLGRGYFTTEGGHHDPETGQADKVTVFWFFGATGAVVDVDTETGKVYVRELQNAADVGQAIDPDRVRGQILGGAAHALGQSLHEEMVFDYGQQTNQQLLDYKVPSFRDMPEKVGNHIVEVDHPDGPYGAKGVGETGSFAVSPAIGNAILNATGADVKAIPYTPERVLDAVQEAEDK
- a CDS encoding CoxG family protein, which translates into the protein MAEVTREFRVARPVEDTWNFFITPETVAPCVPGCVDVEELEEDVFNAKIEVKVAYTSLTFDTRIELTDKQPPNSAKVEAKAEPSGRMPGSATVDGDLSLEADGDETVGEIGIEFAIRGRLGSLGESAFRHKCEEMTDRFIDNMKTELEENQALAE
- a CDS encoding FAD binding domain-containing protein — encoded protein: MKRFNMAFPQTVGEACTQLEEHPGSRVIAGGTAITVVMKEGVYTPELLINLRGLEDDLRFIEDDGDSVRIGALSTLRDVERSAIIEDKFPTVVQCLQEIAGVRVRNSATLGGHLSHADVHLDLPPVLAGYDAEIVVSSGDDSRQLLLTDFLKGYYETALEENEIVTEIVLPKPEAGRRGTYVKHRYFSEVDWPCVGVAAFATPNGDQFEDVEVLLNSVSHNPVLRLDGVNDVVDGDLSDEHIDAVADLARDQSSPSSDLRGSANYKEQMAGVFTKRALRKVRADV
- a CDS encoding universal stress protein, whose amino-acid sequence is MAIIVAVDESDRATRILTVGEDLARAYDDELVVVHVTPEDIVESRRESFDEYYRDDAVEDAATVARTATEGVVSAETDVEIVGRVGVVVSELLEEATERDARYLVIGGRKRSPTGKALFGSTTQSILLNAELPVVSVIGIEK